A region from the Rhodopseudomonas julia genome encodes:
- a CDS encoding substrate-binding protein, whose protein sequence is MSTNDRTSLSRRSLLKASAAGATVLAAPHFFIKGAYAAEYCNMPTGDTVTLGFNVPQTGPYADEGLDELKAFQLAVKHLNGEGDGGALNTFKPSNLKGNGILGKKVAYVSGDTQTKSDAARASAKRMIEKDGALMISGGSSSGVAVAVQSLCQETGVIFMAGLTHSNDTTGKDKRRYGFRHFFNAYMSGQALGPILAQEYGKDRKAYHLTADYTWGWTQEESIKDATEKLGWETVQTVRTPLGAGDFSQYLTPVLNSGADVLILNHYGSDMVNSLRQAVQFGMREKQVNGKDFQIVVPLYSELMAMGAGEAVKGILGTANWNWQLDNDGTKAFAKSFGQEYGQPPSQAAQTCYAQTILYANACETAGEFTPPAVIKALEGFEFEGLGNGKTLYRAEDHQCFKPVLVVKGKENPSNQFDILEVVEVVPTEQVTYDPSIFGGELGPYEVQGC, encoded by the coding sequence ATGAGCACCAACGATAGGACGAGTCTGTCTCGCCGCAGCCTCCTCAAGGCCTCCGCCGCCGGCGCGACCGTTCTCGCGGCCCCGCATTTCTTCATCAAGGGTGCGTATGCGGCCGAATACTGCAACATGCCGACGGGCGACACAGTCACGCTCGGTTTCAACGTGCCGCAAACGGGGCCTTATGCCGATGAAGGCCTCGATGAACTCAAGGCCTTCCAGCTCGCCGTCAAACATCTGAACGGTGAAGGCGATGGCGGCGCGCTCAACACTTTCAAGCCGTCGAACCTCAAGGGCAACGGCATCCTCGGCAAGAAGGTCGCCTATGTATCGGGCGACACGCAGACGAAGTCCGACGCCGCCCGCGCTTCAGCCAAGCGCATGATCGAGAAGGACGGCGCCCTGATGATCTCCGGTGGCTCCTCGTCGGGCGTGGCGGTCGCGGTCCAGTCGCTGTGCCAGGAGACCGGCGTGATCTTCATGGCCGGTCTCACGCATTCCAACGACACGACCGGCAAAGACAAGCGCCGCTACGGCTTCCGCCACTTCTTCAACGCCTATATGTCCGGCCAGGCGCTCGGCCCGATCCTCGCCCAGGAATATGGCAAGGACCGCAAGGCCTATCATCTGACGGCCGACTACACCTGGGGCTGGACGCAGGAAGAATCGATCAAGGACGCCACCGAAAAGCTCGGCTGGGAGACGGTTCAGACCGTCCGCACGCCGCTCGGTGCCGGCGACTTCTCGCAGTATCTGACGCCGGTCCTGAATTCCGGTGCGGACGTCCTGATCCTCAACCATTACGGCTCCGACATGGTGAACTCGCTGCGCCAGGCGGTGCAGTTCGGCATGCGCGAGAAGCAGGTGAACGGCAAAGACTTCCAGATCGTCGTGCCGCTCTATTCCGAGCTGATGGCGATGGGCGCCGGCGAGGCGGTGAAGGGCATCCTCGGCACCGCCAACTGGAACTGGCAGCTCGACAACGACGGCACCAAGGCCTTTGCGAAGTCGTTCGGTCAGGAATACGGCCAGCCGCCGTCGCAGGCTGCGCAGACCTGCTACGCCCAGACGATCCTCTACGCCAATGCCTGCGAAACGGCGGGCGAGTTCACGCCGCCGGCGGTGATCAAGGCGCTCGAAGGCTTCGAATTCGAAGGCCTCGGCAACGGCAAGACGCTCTATCGCGCCGAAGACCACCAGTGCTTCAAGCCGGTCCTCGTCGTGAAGGGCAAGGAGAACCCCTCCAACCAGTTCGACATCCTGGAAGTCGTCGAAGTGGTGCCGACCGAACAGGTGACCTACGACCCGTCGATCTTCGGCGGCGAGCTCGGCCCCTACGAGGTCCAGGGCTGCTAA
- a CDS encoding branched-chain amino acid ABC transporter permease — protein MDALILQILNGLDKGAAYALIALGLTLVFGTLGVVNFAHGALFMLGAFCAVTMQKLLTLSTRVRDESITFFEAYKEVPYLESWLGDTGRMIIDYSVPLSILLTIPFMLLVGVVMERGLIRHFYKRSHAEQILVTFGLAIVLQEIIKAIFGANPVPVPAPPAVAGSASIGEWFGLGPAISYPWWRLVYLAFSVVILAAVFAFLQLTTFGMTVRAGMRDRETVGLLGIDIEKRFIIVFALAAIVAGLAGAMYAPILAPNYHLGMDFLVISFVVVVVGGMGSLGGAVAAGFLLGILQSFASMTEVKSILPGIDQIIIYLVAVVILLVRPRGLMGRSGIMET, from the coding sequence ATGGACGCGCTTATTCTTCAAATTTTGAACGGTCTCGACAAAGGCGCCGCCTATGCGCTCATCGCGCTCGGGCTGACGCTCGTCTTCGGGACGCTCGGTGTCGTCAACTTCGCCCATGGGGCGCTTTTCATGCTCGGCGCCTTCTGCGCCGTGACCATGCAGAAGCTTCTGACCCTGTCGACGCGGGTTCGCGACGAGAGCATCACCTTCTTCGAGGCTTATAAGGAAGTCCCGTATCTGGAGAGCTGGCTCGGCGATACGGGGCGGATGATCATCGATTATTCGGTGCCTCTCTCCATCCTCCTGACGATCCCCTTTATGCTCCTCGTCGGCGTCGTCATGGAGCGCGGCCTCATCCGGCATTTCTACAAGCGCAGCCATGCGGAGCAGATCCTCGTCACCTTCGGGCTCGCGATCGTGCTGCAGGAGATCATCAAGGCGATCTTCGGCGCCAATCCGGTGCCGGTGCCGGCACCGCCGGCCGTTGCCGGCTCCGCGTCGATCGGCGAATGGTTCGGCCTCGGCCCGGCGATCTCCTATCCGTGGTGGCGTCTCGTCTATCTCGCCTTCTCTGTCGTCATTCTCGCCGCCGTCTTCGCCTTTCTGCAGCTCACCACCTTCGGCATGACGGTTCGGGCGGGCATGCGCGACCGCGAGACGGTCGGGCTTCTCGGCATCGACATCGAAAAGCGCTTCATCATCGTGTTTGCGCTGGCGGCGATCGTCGCAGGCCTTGCCGGCGCGATGTACGCGCCGATTCTCGCACCCAACTACCATCTCGGCATGGACTTTCTGGTGATCTCCTTCGTCGTCGTCGTGGTCGGCGGCATGGGTTCGCTCGGCGGCGCTGTCGCGGCAGGATTCCTTCTCGGCATCCTGCAATCCTTCGCCTCCATGACGGAGGTGAAATCGATCCTGCCGGGCATCGATCAGATCATCATCTATCTCGTCGCCGTCGTGATCCTCTTGGTGCGCCCGCGCGGTTTGATGGGCCGCTCCGGGATCATGGAGACCTAA